The following are from one region of the Bactrocera oleae isolate idBacOlea1 chromosome 6, idBacOlea1, whole genome shotgun sequence genome:
- the LOC106627408 gene encoding pupal cuticle protein Edg-91 — MCSSVKLAVALLCAGILSLAEISAEESANAESAAVQKDLTTSATSAKLFNLGSLFGQSPGYGYGNGYGYGYGNSYYPSANRPTTYNPYRNNYYPTTSTYPSNYYPSNYYPSNSGWSGSNYPNYGSNGGYYPSAGGYGYNYGSTTGAGGYYPSTGTNILGGNGGYGGYGGNGGLPQYYGYWNPQYTGQRNRGYGYYANTDRDGLPRYDGGYNDRPYGGRGGYGTYRGYD, encoded by the exons ATGTGCTCGAGCGTTAAGTTGGCAGTTGCGTTG CTGTGCGCTGGTATCCTCAGCTTGGCGGAAATTTCGGCAGAGGAAAGCGCAAATGCCGAAAGTGCAGCAGTTCAAAAAGATCTAACCACGTCGGCTACTTCAGCGAAAT TGTTCAACTTGGGCAGCTTATTTGGCCAGAGTCCCGGCTATGGTTACGGTAATGGATATGGCTATGGTTATGGCAATAGCTACTATCCTAGCGCCAATAGGCCGACAACTTATAATCCTTACAGAAACAACTATTACCCCACTACCAGCACATATCCCAGCAACTACTACCCGAGCAATTATTATCCAAGCAACAGTGGCTGGAGCGGCAGCAATTACCCCAACTACGGTTCTAACGGCGGCTATTATCCCAGCGCTGGGGGCTATGGCTATAATTATGGCAGCACCACTGGCGCGGGCGGCTACTACCCCAGCACGGGCACCAATATTCTAGGCGGAAATGGCGGCTACGGCGGCTATGGAGGTAATGGCGGCCTGCCTCAATACTATGGCTATTGGAATCCACAATACACGGGGCAGCGCAATCGTGGTTACGGTTATTACGCCAATACCGATCGCGATGGCTTGCCACGCTATGATGGCGGCTATAACGATCGCCCTTATGGTGGGCGTGGCGGTTATGGCACATATCGTGGCTACGATTGA